Proteins from a genomic interval of Lolium perenne isolate Kyuss_39 chromosome 1, Kyuss_2.0, whole genome shotgun sequence:
- the LOC127335971 gene encoding uncharacterized mitochondrial protein AtMg00810-like has protein sequence MSSWTAPYLTLTRPELQYAVQQVCLHMHAPRDPHWAAVKRILRYIRGTMDFGLSLHASTATDIVAYSDADWAGCPDTRRSTSGYCVYFGPSLISWSSKRQPTVSRSSAEAEYRAVANAVAEVSWLRQLLVELSCPVAKATVVYCDNVSAVYLSANPL, from the exons ATGAGCTCCTGGACCGCGCCG TACCTCACTTTGACTCGCCCCGAGCTGCAGTATGCTGTTCAACAGGTGTGCCTTCACATGCACGCTCCGCGGGATCCTCATTGGGCTGCGGTCAAGCGGATCCTCCGCTACATTCGTGGTACCATGGACTTCGGTCTCTCTCTCCATGCCTCCACCGCCACGGACAtcgtcgcctactcggacgcCGATTGGGCCGGCTGCCCAGACACGCGTCGCTCCACGTCCGGCTACTGCGTCTACTTCGGACCTTCGCTCATCTCCTGGTCGTCTAAGCGACAGCCCACGGTCTCTCGCTCCAGCGCCGAAGCGGAGTACCGGGCTGTTGCTAACGCGGTTGCTGAGGTCTCCTGGCTGCGGCAACTCCTCGTTGAGCTCTCATGTCCTGTCGCCAAAGCCACCGTGGTCTACTGTGACAACGTCTCCgccgtctacctctccgccaacccg TTATAG
- the LOC127317310 gene encoding putative E3 ubiquitin-protein ligase LIN-1 isoform X2 — protein sequence MPTVTATATAVAAFPPHTSICSLISFLYHHLRALLADPTQLLATRRRCFALLASARRRGSSHSHTASADDEDDDNAVLAALHGAIDSFPSADAEGASSLLDDVEAALQAPALLPEDGRTAGRDNRLVAACAYFYLALVRAAQGDAWQTATHFLQAVLVSPAAVSAGELAPRVLWDGLFDEAVLARAGGASEEDAARRAARRYKDWLMYYRVVAAVPDGAGAAASADSAGCLQLGKSASSVIPRWRNVSEERTIQPVGYEEKSMATVSNFCSYGGFAELKDFLSCADQEFQEDTKESSDSRCLHEILEEAQSDSPVSFYSHLDSSEGSDDEAAPHENGRSAKIMPIDADFLSSKLHERSCHKKSLTWCTSPENAMIYAPESPLYLVDDSQMQPNYLQTSSSHGSLNNLSKSVFDLHNADSYAVSKYFNKDDIDMPPQCTPRNDIRCFSNFSTKFIKRSALSDLVSRGSMSRKFRAFSNSDDWSDITSRCGNSSQVDFLERFEKAVSKLLVADGLESCLDAGSEVTTIWQLLNHNSEVRHKSSVGQDILDQLFDSISTGKKEKVIRASVYVLVLMISEDRNVMRGIKRKDFHLTNLATALKQDVHEAAILIYLLDPSPSEIKNLELLPSLLHVACNSTTQKWPTLLPLTPTSASIALIEILVTAFDYVTNNVHLATISSPPILSKLVDVAKNNNLEEGVALAAILVRCVRLGGNCKKFLSQATPVEPFLHLLRRKEQRAKCAALEYFHEILQIPRSSANSLLQKIRQLGGIAIMHTLMACLHQTEPEHRVLAANLLLQLDMLGEPDGRSVFKDEAVEVLLESLSSQEDLTVQALAASFLSNLGGTYSWSGESYTAAWLSKKAGLTSISHRNMIRNIDWLDTCLQDTEISPWSNRFARTIVRIGVPAITTLAKGLQSTVKGISRDCLVCAAWLGSELASFGENDVRYFACEILLHDIVRHLHPGCELDEKLLACMCVYNYTSGKGKQKLMSLPESSRESLRRLSSFTWMAEELLQVTDYYLPRRPSVSCVHTQILEIGQPGNGAATAITFFRGQLFVGYFDGTIRAWDIKGQRAVISREVKEHKKAVTCFALSESGEKLLSGSSDKSIRVWKMAQRKLECVEVIRIKDAVQKFGIYGDKIIVLTQKKVLKFSCSARSTQTFYKSKHVKSLALFQGKAYLGCGDLSIQELDVSVESKIEIRAPTRSWRISKQSISSIVVYKDWMYCAGSQVEGSAMKDWKKRCKPAMTMPISKGTNVDAMAVVEDFIYLTCNKSPSIIQIWLREKQQKVGRLSAGSKITSIFAANDIIFCGTETGLIKAWIPL from the exons ATGCCGACGGTGACAGCGACGGCGACGGCAGTGGCGGCATTCCCACCGCACACCTCCATCTGCTCCCTCATCTCCTTCCTCTACCACCACCTCCGCGCGCTCCTCGCCGATCCGACGCAGCTCCTAGCCACGCGACGCCGGTGCTTCGCGCTGCTCGCGTCTGCCCGGCGCCGTGGTTCGTCCCACTCCCACACGGCCTCggctgacgacgaagacgacgacaacGCCGTCCTCGCCGCGCTCCACGGCGCCATCGACTCGTTCCCGTCCGCCGACGCCGAAGGAGCCAGTTCTTTGCTCGACGACGTCGAGGCGGCGCTGCAGGCGCCCGCGCTGCTTCCGGAGGACGGCCGGACGGCGGGGCGGGACAACAGGCTCGTCGCGGCGTGCGCCTACTTCTACCTCGCCCTCGTGCGCGCGGCGCAGGGGGACGCGTGGCAGACGGCCACGCACTTCCTGCAGGCCGTGCTCGTCTCCCCCGCCGCGGTGTCCGCCGGCGAACTCGCGCCCCGCGTGCTCTGGGACGGGCTGTTCGACGAGGCCGTGCTGGCGCGCGCCGGCGGCGCCAGCGAGGAGGACgcggcgcgccgggcggccaggcGGTACAAGGACTGGCTCATGTACTACCGGGTCGTGGCCGCCGTGCCCgacggcgccggcgccgccgcctcgGCCGACAGTGCCGG GTGTCTTCAGCTAGGAAAATCTGCAAGCTCTGTCATCCCAAGATGGCGAAATGTGTCCGAG GAGAGGACAATCCAACCGGTTGGCTATGAAGAGAAGAGCATGGCCACTGTCTCAAACTTCTGCAGTTACGGTGGCTTCGCCGAGCTCAAGGATTTTCTCAGCTGTGCAGATCAAGAGTTTCAAGAAGATACTAAGGAGAGCTCTGACAGCAGGTGCCTCCATGAGATACTCGAGGAGGCCCAGTCCGACTCGCCGGTCTCCTTCTACTCACATCTTGATTCTAGTGAAGGAAGCGATGACGAG GCAGCTCCCCATGAGAACGGGAGATCAGCAAAGATTATGCCTATTGATGCAGATTTCTTGTCATCTAAACTCCATGAAAG ATCATGCCACAAGAAGAGTCTAACATGGTGCACTTCTCCCGAAAATGCAATGATATACGCTCCTGAATCTCCACTTTACCTTGTCGACGACAGCCAGATGCAACCAAACTACTTACAGACAAGCAGCTCGCACGGTTCACTGAATAATCTGTCAAAGTCGGTCTTTGATCTGCATAATGCAGACTCATACGCCGTTTCCAAGTATTTTAACAAGGATGACATTGACATGCCTCCACAATGCACACCCAGGAATGATATCAGATGCTTCAGCAACTTCTCAACTAAATTTATCAAGAGAAGTGCTCTATCCGACCTAGTCTCTCGAGGAAGCATGAGTAGGAAATTCAGAGCTTTCTCAAATAGTGATGACTGGAGCGATATTACCTCGCGCTGCGGTAACAGCAGTCAGGTTGATTTCCTTGAAAGATTCGAGAAGGCGGTATCAAAACTGTTGGTCGCAGATGGGCTAGAAAGCTGCCTAGATGCCGGCTCAGAAGTCACAACTATATGGCAGCTGCTGAACCATAATTCTGAAGTGAGACACAAATCATCAGTGGGGCAAGACATTCTTGATCAACTGTTTGATAGCATTTCCACAGGAAAAAAGGAAAAAGTGATCAGAGCATCAGTATATGTTCTAGTGCTTATGATATCTGAAGATAGGAATGTAATGAGAGGCATCAAGAGGAAAGACTTCCATTTAACCAATTTAGCCACTGCACTGAAGCAAGATGTGCATGAAGCTGCCATTCTGATATATTTGTTGGATCCTTCACCTTCAGAGATTAAAAACTTGGAGCTGTTACCTTCACTTCTACATGTGGCCTGTAATTCTACCACTCAAAAATGGCCTACGTTGCTCCCCCTGACACCAACATCAGCATCAATAGCTCTCATTGAGATCTTAGTGACAGCATTCGACTATGTAACAAATAATGTCCACTTGGCCACCATCAGTTCTCCTCCTATTCTCTCTAAGCTTGTTGATGTTGCAAAGAATAACAACTTGGAAGAAGGTGTGGCCCTGGCAGCCATTCTCGTCAGGTGTGTGCGACTTGGTGGAAACTGTAAGAAGTTCTTATCACAGGCTACTCCAGTGGAACCTTTCCTTCATCTTCTCAGAAGAAAAGAGCAACGTGCCAAGTGTGCGGCGCTTGAATACTTCCATGAGATTCTTCAGATTCCTCG GTCTTCAGCAAATTCTTTGCTACAAAAAATACGACAGCTAGGAGGAATTGCCATTATGCATACACTGATGGCCTGTCTCCATCAAACTGAACCTGAACATCGGGTTTTAGCAGCTAATCTTCTCCTTCAACTGGATATGCTG GGAGAACCAGATGGAAGGAGTGTTTTCAAAGACGAAGCAGTGGAGGTCCTATTGGAGTCTCTATCATCTCAAGAAGATTTGACTGTGCAGGCCCTAGCAGCATCTTTTCTTTCAAATCTTGGAGGGACTTATTCCTGGTCGGGAGAATCCTACACTGCTGCATGGCTCTCAAAGAAAGCAGGTCTCACCTCAATATCGCATAGAAATATGATCAGAAACATCGACTGGCTGGATACTTGTCTTCAG GATACAGAAATAAGCCCATGGAGCAATAGATTTGCACGAACAATTGTAAGAATAGGAGTACCAGCTATCACTACTTTGGCAAAAGGATTGCAAAGCACGGTGAAGGGAATCTCACGTGACTGCCTTGTATGTGCCGCATGGCTTGGAAGTGAGCTGGCTTCCTTTGGTGAAAATGATGTAAGATATTTTGCTTGCGAGATCTTGTTGCATGACATAGTGCGCCACCTTCATCCGGGATGTGAGCTTGATGAAAAGCTTCTGGCGTGCATGTGTGTCTATAACTACACGTCTGGAAAAG GGAAGCAGAAGTTAATGAGCTTACCAGAGAGTTCACGAGAATCTCTTAGGAGGCTTTCATCATTCACATGGATGGCTGAGGAGTTACTCCAAGTTACAGATTATTACCTCCCCAGGAGACCA AGTGTATCATGTGTGCATACACAAATCCTAGAGATTGGTCAACCTGGCAATGGAGCAGCAACTGCTATAACATTCTTTAGAGGGCAGCTCTTTGTTGGTTATTTCGATGGCACCATCAGG GCATGGGATATAAAAGGCCAGCGGGCAGTAATCAGCAGAGAGGTTAAAGAGCACAAGAAAGCAGTCACTTGTTTTGCACTATCAGAATCTGGAGAAAAACTCTTGAGCGGATCTTCTGACAAATCTATTCGG GTATGGAAAATGGCACAGCGTAagcttgagtgtgttgaggtgatTCGAATAAAAGATGCTGTGCAGAAGTTTGGTATTTATGGTGACAAAATAATTGTGCTTACACAGAAAAAGGTTCTCAAG TTCTCTTGTTCAGCAAGAAGTACCCAGACATTTTACAAGAGCAAGCATGTAAAGTCTCTAGCTCTTTTTCAGGGCAAAGCTTACCTCGGCTGCGGAGACTTGAGTATACAG GAACTAGATGTATCAGTAGAATCGAAGATTGAGATAAGGGCACCTACAAGAAGCTGGAGAATCAGTAAGCAATCCATTAGCTCCATTGTAGTATATAAAGATTGGATGTACTGTGCTGGTTCTCAAGTGGAGGGATCTGCCATGAAG GACTGGAAAAAACGATGCAAGCCTGCAATGACAATGCCAATATCAAAGGGAACAAACGTAGATGCAATGGCAGTGGTGGAGGACTTCATCTACTTGACCTGCAATAAAAGCCCTAGTATCATCCAG ATATGGTTGAGAGAGAAGCAGCAGAAAGTTGGAAGGCTATCTGCAGGGAGCAAGATAACGAGCATCTTCGCCGCAAATGACATCATTTTCTGTGGAACTGAAACTGGGTTGATTAAG GCATGGATCCCTTTGTGA
- the LOC127317310 gene encoding putative E3 ubiquitin-protein ligase LIN-1 isoform X1 has protein sequence MPTVTATATAVAAFPPHTSICSLISFLYHHLRALLADPTQLLATRRRCFALLASARRRGSSHSHTASADDEDDDNAVLAALHGAIDSFPSADAEGASSLLDDVEAALQAPALLPEDGRTAGRDNRLVAACAYFYLALVRAAQGDAWQTATHFLQAVLVSPAAVSAGELAPRVLWDGLFDEAVLARAGGASEEDAARRAARRYKDWLMYYRVVAAVPDGAGAAASADSAGCLQLGKSASSVIPRWRNVSEERTIQPVGYEEKSMATVSNFCSYGGFAELKDFLSCADQEFQEDTKESSDSRCLHEILEEAQSDSPVSFYSHLDSSEGSDDEQAAPHENGRSAKIMPIDADFLSSKLHERSCHKKSLTWCTSPENAMIYAPESPLYLVDDSQMQPNYLQTSSSHGSLNNLSKSVFDLHNADSYAVSKYFNKDDIDMPPQCTPRNDIRCFSNFSTKFIKRSALSDLVSRGSMSRKFRAFSNSDDWSDITSRCGNSSQVDFLERFEKAVSKLLVADGLESCLDAGSEVTTIWQLLNHNSEVRHKSSVGQDILDQLFDSISTGKKEKVIRASVYVLVLMISEDRNVMRGIKRKDFHLTNLATALKQDVHEAAILIYLLDPSPSEIKNLELLPSLLHVACNSTTQKWPTLLPLTPTSASIALIEILVTAFDYVTNNVHLATISSPPILSKLVDVAKNNNLEEGVALAAILVRCVRLGGNCKKFLSQATPVEPFLHLLRRKEQRAKCAALEYFHEILQIPRSSANSLLQKIRQLGGIAIMHTLMACLHQTEPEHRVLAANLLLQLDMLGEPDGRSVFKDEAVEVLLESLSSQEDLTVQALAASFLSNLGGTYSWSGESYTAAWLSKKAGLTSISHRNMIRNIDWLDTCLQDTEISPWSNRFARTIVRIGVPAITTLAKGLQSTVKGISRDCLVCAAWLGSELASFGENDVRYFACEILLHDIVRHLHPGCELDEKLLACMCVYNYTSGKGKQKLMSLPESSRESLRRLSSFTWMAEELLQVTDYYLPRRPSVSCVHTQILEIGQPGNGAATAITFFRGQLFVGYFDGTIRAWDIKGQRAVISREVKEHKKAVTCFALSESGEKLLSGSSDKSIRVWKMAQRKLECVEVIRIKDAVQKFGIYGDKIIVLTQKKVLKFSCSARSTQTFYKSKHVKSLALFQGKAYLGCGDLSIQELDVSVESKIEIRAPTRSWRISKQSISSIVVYKDWMYCAGSQVEGSAMKDWKKRCKPAMTMPISKGTNVDAMAVVEDFIYLTCNKSPSIIQIWLREKQQKVGRLSAGSKITSIFAANDIIFCGTETGLIKAWIPL, from the exons ATGCCGACGGTGACAGCGACGGCGACGGCAGTGGCGGCATTCCCACCGCACACCTCCATCTGCTCCCTCATCTCCTTCCTCTACCACCACCTCCGCGCGCTCCTCGCCGATCCGACGCAGCTCCTAGCCACGCGACGCCGGTGCTTCGCGCTGCTCGCGTCTGCCCGGCGCCGTGGTTCGTCCCACTCCCACACGGCCTCggctgacgacgaagacgacgacaacGCCGTCCTCGCCGCGCTCCACGGCGCCATCGACTCGTTCCCGTCCGCCGACGCCGAAGGAGCCAGTTCTTTGCTCGACGACGTCGAGGCGGCGCTGCAGGCGCCCGCGCTGCTTCCGGAGGACGGCCGGACGGCGGGGCGGGACAACAGGCTCGTCGCGGCGTGCGCCTACTTCTACCTCGCCCTCGTGCGCGCGGCGCAGGGGGACGCGTGGCAGACGGCCACGCACTTCCTGCAGGCCGTGCTCGTCTCCCCCGCCGCGGTGTCCGCCGGCGAACTCGCGCCCCGCGTGCTCTGGGACGGGCTGTTCGACGAGGCCGTGCTGGCGCGCGCCGGCGGCGCCAGCGAGGAGGACgcggcgcgccgggcggccaggcGGTACAAGGACTGGCTCATGTACTACCGGGTCGTGGCCGCCGTGCCCgacggcgccggcgccgccgcctcgGCCGACAGTGCCGG GTGTCTTCAGCTAGGAAAATCTGCAAGCTCTGTCATCCCAAGATGGCGAAATGTGTCCGAG GAGAGGACAATCCAACCGGTTGGCTATGAAGAGAAGAGCATGGCCACTGTCTCAAACTTCTGCAGTTACGGTGGCTTCGCCGAGCTCAAGGATTTTCTCAGCTGTGCAGATCAAGAGTTTCAAGAAGATACTAAGGAGAGCTCTGACAGCAGGTGCCTCCATGAGATACTCGAGGAGGCCCAGTCCGACTCGCCGGTCTCCTTCTACTCACATCTTGATTCTAGTGAAGGAAGCGATGACGAG CAGGCAGCTCCCCATGAGAACGGGAGATCAGCAAAGATTATGCCTATTGATGCAGATTTCTTGTCATCTAAACTCCATGAAAG ATCATGCCACAAGAAGAGTCTAACATGGTGCACTTCTCCCGAAAATGCAATGATATACGCTCCTGAATCTCCACTTTACCTTGTCGACGACAGCCAGATGCAACCAAACTACTTACAGACAAGCAGCTCGCACGGTTCACTGAATAATCTGTCAAAGTCGGTCTTTGATCTGCATAATGCAGACTCATACGCCGTTTCCAAGTATTTTAACAAGGATGACATTGACATGCCTCCACAATGCACACCCAGGAATGATATCAGATGCTTCAGCAACTTCTCAACTAAATTTATCAAGAGAAGTGCTCTATCCGACCTAGTCTCTCGAGGAAGCATGAGTAGGAAATTCAGAGCTTTCTCAAATAGTGATGACTGGAGCGATATTACCTCGCGCTGCGGTAACAGCAGTCAGGTTGATTTCCTTGAAAGATTCGAGAAGGCGGTATCAAAACTGTTGGTCGCAGATGGGCTAGAAAGCTGCCTAGATGCCGGCTCAGAAGTCACAACTATATGGCAGCTGCTGAACCATAATTCTGAAGTGAGACACAAATCATCAGTGGGGCAAGACATTCTTGATCAACTGTTTGATAGCATTTCCACAGGAAAAAAGGAAAAAGTGATCAGAGCATCAGTATATGTTCTAGTGCTTATGATATCTGAAGATAGGAATGTAATGAGAGGCATCAAGAGGAAAGACTTCCATTTAACCAATTTAGCCACTGCACTGAAGCAAGATGTGCATGAAGCTGCCATTCTGATATATTTGTTGGATCCTTCACCTTCAGAGATTAAAAACTTGGAGCTGTTACCTTCACTTCTACATGTGGCCTGTAATTCTACCACTCAAAAATGGCCTACGTTGCTCCCCCTGACACCAACATCAGCATCAATAGCTCTCATTGAGATCTTAGTGACAGCATTCGACTATGTAACAAATAATGTCCACTTGGCCACCATCAGTTCTCCTCCTATTCTCTCTAAGCTTGTTGATGTTGCAAAGAATAACAACTTGGAAGAAGGTGTGGCCCTGGCAGCCATTCTCGTCAGGTGTGTGCGACTTGGTGGAAACTGTAAGAAGTTCTTATCACAGGCTACTCCAGTGGAACCTTTCCTTCATCTTCTCAGAAGAAAAGAGCAACGTGCCAAGTGTGCGGCGCTTGAATACTTCCATGAGATTCTTCAGATTCCTCG GTCTTCAGCAAATTCTTTGCTACAAAAAATACGACAGCTAGGAGGAATTGCCATTATGCATACACTGATGGCCTGTCTCCATCAAACTGAACCTGAACATCGGGTTTTAGCAGCTAATCTTCTCCTTCAACTGGATATGCTG GGAGAACCAGATGGAAGGAGTGTTTTCAAAGACGAAGCAGTGGAGGTCCTATTGGAGTCTCTATCATCTCAAGAAGATTTGACTGTGCAGGCCCTAGCAGCATCTTTTCTTTCAAATCTTGGAGGGACTTATTCCTGGTCGGGAGAATCCTACACTGCTGCATGGCTCTCAAAGAAAGCAGGTCTCACCTCAATATCGCATAGAAATATGATCAGAAACATCGACTGGCTGGATACTTGTCTTCAG GATACAGAAATAAGCCCATGGAGCAATAGATTTGCACGAACAATTGTAAGAATAGGAGTACCAGCTATCACTACTTTGGCAAAAGGATTGCAAAGCACGGTGAAGGGAATCTCACGTGACTGCCTTGTATGTGCCGCATGGCTTGGAAGTGAGCTGGCTTCCTTTGGTGAAAATGATGTAAGATATTTTGCTTGCGAGATCTTGTTGCATGACATAGTGCGCCACCTTCATCCGGGATGTGAGCTTGATGAAAAGCTTCTGGCGTGCATGTGTGTCTATAACTACACGTCTGGAAAAG GGAAGCAGAAGTTAATGAGCTTACCAGAGAGTTCACGAGAATCTCTTAGGAGGCTTTCATCATTCACATGGATGGCTGAGGAGTTACTCCAAGTTACAGATTATTACCTCCCCAGGAGACCA AGTGTATCATGTGTGCATACACAAATCCTAGAGATTGGTCAACCTGGCAATGGAGCAGCAACTGCTATAACATTCTTTAGAGGGCAGCTCTTTGTTGGTTATTTCGATGGCACCATCAGG GCATGGGATATAAAAGGCCAGCGGGCAGTAATCAGCAGAGAGGTTAAAGAGCACAAGAAAGCAGTCACTTGTTTTGCACTATCAGAATCTGGAGAAAAACTCTTGAGCGGATCTTCTGACAAATCTATTCGG GTATGGAAAATGGCACAGCGTAagcttgagtgtgttgaggtgatTCGAATAAAAGATGCTGTGCAGAAGTTTGGTATTTATGGTGACAAAATAATTGTGCTTACACAGAAAAAGGTTCTCAAG TTCTCTTGTTCAGCAAGAAGTACCCAGACATTTTACAAGAGCAAGCATGTAAAGTCTCTAGCTCTTTTTCAGGGCAAAGCTTACCTCGGCTGCGGAGACTTGAGTATACAG GAACTAGATGTATCAGTAGAATCGAAGATTGAGATAAGGGCACCTACAAGAAGCTGGAGAATCAGTAAGCAATCCATTAGCTCCATTGTAGTATATAAAGATTGGATGTACTGTGCTGGTTCTCAAGTGGAGGGATCTGCCATGAAG GACTGGAAAAAACGATGCAAGCCTGCAATGACAATGCCAATATCAAAGGGAACAAACGTAGATGCAATGGCAGTGGTGGAGGACTTCATCTACTTGACCTGCAATAAAAGCCCTAGTATCATCCAG ATATGGTTGAGAGAGAAGCAGCAGAAAGTTGGAAGGCTATCTGCAGGGAGCAAGATAACGAGCATCTTCGCCGCAAATGACATCATTTTCTGTGGAACTGAAACTGGGTTGATTAAG GCATGGATCCCTTTGTGA